The proteins below come from a single Cetobacterium sp. ZOR0034 genomic window:
- a CDS encoding iron-containing alcohol dehydrogenase → MKNFIYDVPTKILFGEGQVSNVGKEVKKYASRVLLLYGKNSIKKNGLYDEVLKRLTDENIEVIELSGVDPNPRIETVREGADLCRRYKLDLILAVGGGSTIDCAKGIAAQTKYHGDIWQDLCVDKKFHLLTEALPIASILTLAATGSEMNGNSVLSNPNENLKLGFGSYILRPVFSILDPVYTFTVNKYQTAAGVVDIMSHLFEQYFSPDKKGYLQARIMEGLLKTVIHYGPIAYENPTDYEARANIMWASSLSLNGLTSSGKESTDWATHQIEHELSAKYDITHGIGLGILTPYWMEYVLDKENVHRFVDYANNVWGIFEDDDFEVARKVIQKTREFFNSLDVPSTLAEVDIDSSKLEEMAAGATRLGPIGTMKKLEFKDVLEILSSAL, encoded by the coding sequence ATGAAAAATTTTATTTATGATGTTCCTACTAAAATATTATTTGGAGAAGGTCAAGTTTCAAATGTAGGTAAAGAGGTTAAGAAATATGCCTCAAGAGTACTACTTCTTTATGGAAAAAATAGTATTAAAAAAAATGGATTGTATGATGAAGTTTTAAAAAGATTAACTGATGAAAATATTGAAGTTATTGAACTTTCAGGAGTAGATCCAAATCCTAGAATTGAAACAGTTAGAGAAGGTGCTGATCTTTGTAGAAGATATAAATTAGACCTTATTTTAGCTGTTGGAGGTGGAAGTACTATTGACTGTGCTAAAGGAATAGCTGCTCAAACTAAATATCACGGAGATATTTGGCAGGACCTTTGTGTGGATAAAAAATTTCATCTTTTAACTGAAGCACTTCCGATTGCATCAATCTTAACTCTTGCCGCTACTGGAAGTGAAATGAATGGAAATAGTGTTTTATCAAATCCAAACGAAAATCTAAAATTAGGTTTTGGAAGTTATATTTTAAGACCTGTTTTTTCTATTTTAGATCCTGTTTACACATTTACAGTTAATAAATATCAAACTGCTGCAGGAGTTGTAGATATAATGAGTCACCTTTTTGAACAATATTTTTCACCTGACAAAAAAGGATATCTACAAGCTAGAATAATGGAGGGTTTACTTAAAACTGTTATTCATTATGGGCCTATCGCATATGAAAATCCTACTGACTATGAAGCTAGAGCCAACATCATGTGGGCAAGTTCTCTCTCTTTAAATGGACTCACTTCATCTGGAAAAGAATCAACAGATTGGGCAACTCATCAAATTGAACATGAATTAAGTGCTAAATATGACATCACTCACGGTATTGGTCTTGGTATCTTAACACCTTACTGGATGGAATATGTTTTAGATAAAGAGAATGTTCATAGATTTGTAGATTATGCTAACAATGTTTGGGGGATTTTTGAAGATGATGACTTTGAAGTTGCAAGAAAAGTTATTCAAAAAACTAGAGAGTTTTTCAACTCACTTGATGTACCTTCAACTTTAGCTGAAGTGGATATTGATAGCTCAAAACTTGAGGAGATGGCTGCAGGAGCAACTAGGTTAGGACCGATTGGAACTATGAAAAAATTAGAATTTAAAGATGTTTTAGAAATTTTAAGTTCAGCTCTTTAA
- a CDS encoding thymidine phosphorylase, which yields MRAVDIIQKKRDNIELTAEEMSFLLGEYLQNKIPDYQMSSFLMAVYFNGMTKPELKVFTELMMNSGEVIKFDGIEKFLIDKHSTGGVGDKTTIALAGLFAAFGIGTAKLSGRGLGHTGGTIDKFEAIPGFVFPETREELVKMVNTVGTGIMGYSDTIVPLDKKLYSLRDVTATVSSIPLIASSIMSKKLAVYADGIILDVKVGSGAFMKNIDTAKELARTMIDIGDSFDRKVVTLLTDMDQPLGYAVGNSNEIIEAIETLRGRGPADFTELVETIVATALQIKGDVKTLEEGKEWVAEVISNGSAIQHLKDFIEAAGGNPKLVDDYTLLPTFKSEFEFKSKKSGWIAKIEAEEIGKAAMVLGAGRATKEDVIDHSVGVLLTKKVGDYIEAGETLAIVQHNDKNLESSIKFLEGAYTIVDEKVEKNKVILEILSNIGL from the coding sequence ATGAGAGCGGTAGATATTATTCAAAAAAAGAGAGATAACATTGAGCTTACAGCAGAAGAAATGAGTTTTTTATTGGGAGAATACTTGCAAAATAAAATTCCAGATTATCAAATGTCATCATTTTTGATGGCTGTTTATTTTAATGGAATGACTAAACCTGAATTGAAAGTATTTACAGAACTTATGATGAATAGCGGTGAAGTTATTAAATTTGATGGAATAGAAAAATTTTTAATAGATAAACACTCTACAGGTGGGGTTGGAGATAAGACTACAATAGCTCTAGCCGGTCTTTTTGCAGCTTTTGGAATAGGAACTGCAAAGTTATCAGGTAGAGGGTTAGGACATACTGGTGGAACGATAGATAAGTTTGAAGCGATTCCAGGATTTGTTTTCCCAGAAACAAGAGAAGAGTTAGTGAAAATGGTAAATACAGTTGGAACAGGAATAATGGGGTATTCGGATACAATTGTACCTTTAGATAAAAAATTATATTCATTGAGAGATGTTACAGCAACAGTTTCAAGTATACCTTTAATAGCAAGTTCAATAATGAGTAAAAAGTTAGCGGTTTATGCTGATGGAATAATACTAGATGTTAAAGTTGGGTCTGGAGCCTTTATGAAAAATATTGATACAGCTAAAGAGTTAGCAAGAACGATGATAGATATAGGAGATTCATTTGATAGAAAAGTAGTGACTTTACTAACAGATATGGATCAACCTTTAGGATATGCAGTTGGAAATAGTAATGAGATTATTGAAGCTATAGAGACTTTAAGAGGAAGAGGGCCAGCAGATTTTACAGAGCTTGTTGAAACTATTGTGGCAACAGCTCTTCAAATAAAAGGTGATGTAAAAACTTTAGAAGAGGGAAAAGAATGGGTTGCAGAGGTTATTAGCAATGGATCAGCAATTCAACATTTAAAGGACTTCATAGAGGCAGCAGGAGGAAATCCAAAATTAGTTGACGACTACACACTTCTTCCAACATTTAAATCTGAGTTTGAATTTAAATCTAAAAAATCAGGTTGGATAGCTAAGATAGAAGCAGAAGAGATAGGAAAGGCTGCTATGGTTTTAGGAGCAGGAAGAGCCACAAAAGAGGATGTAATAGATCATTCGGTTGGTGTTTTACTTACAAAAAAAGTTGGAGATTATATCGAAGCTGGAGAGACATTAGCTATAGTTCAACACAATGACAAAAATTTAGAGTCATCGATAAAGTTTTTAGAGGGTGCATATACGATAGTAGATGAAAAAGTGGAAAAAAATAAAGTTATTCTAGAAATTTTATCTAATATTGGGTTATAA
- the deoC gene encoding deoxyribose-phosphate aldolase has protein sequence MNLSRYIDHTVLKATTEPKDILKLCKEAKEHNFFSVCVNGSYVKLAAEQLKGSEVKVCAVIGFPLGAMSTASKVFEAKTAIEDGASEIDMVINIGMLKAGETEYVKNEIAAIKKAIGTNVLKVIIENCYLTDDEKKVATKLCLDAAADFVKTSTGFGTGGATFEDIALMKEIVGDAAQLKAAGGVRDLATAEKYISLGVTRLGTSSGVELVTTGTADPNKY, from the coding sequence ATGAATTTAAGCAGATATATTGATCATACAGTATTAAAAGCTACAACAGAACCAAAGGATATTTTAAAATTATGTAAGGAAGCAAAAGAGCACAATTTCTTCTCAGTTTGTGTAAATGGATCTTATGTAAAATTAGCAGCTGAGCAATTAAAAGGTTCAGAAGTAAAGGTTTGTGCAGTGATAGGGTTTCCATTAGGTGCTATGTCAACAGCTTCAAAAGTTTTCGAAGCAAAAACTGCTATAGAGGATGGAGCTTCTGAAATTGATATGGTAATCAATATTGGAATGTTAAAAGCTGGAGAAACTGAGTATGTAAAAAATGAGATAGCAGCTATAAAAAAAGCTATAGGTACAAATGTTTTAAAAGTTATAATTGAAAACTGTTACTTAACAGATGATGAAAAAAAAGTTGCTACAAAACTTTGTTTAGATGCTGCAGCTGACTTTGTAAAAACATCTACAGGATTTGGAACAGGTGGAGCTACTTTTGAAGATATCGCACTGATGAAAGAGATTGTTGGAGATGCAGCTCAATTAAAAGCTGCAGGAGGAGTTAGAGATTTAGCTACTGCAGAAAAATATATATCTTTAGGTGTAACAAGATTAGGAACAAGTTCTGGAGTTGAGTTAGTGACTACAGGAACTGCGGATCCAAATAAATACTAA
- a CDS encoding Crp/Fnr family transcriptional regulator — translation MNKIMNYISLFKLDDILTKEVQEKLHLKHYKKGEYILEAHKGTNSIYFIVEGTVEVSCILDNGNQVCLNILKPLEIFGDIEFINKQEVLFDVVAKSDVSVILLPFIIARELLNENIHFWKFLAIEGNKKLLNTNKAIFYKSTLKAKDIFLKYIEDNDGEIIFKSLDELSGRLNISYRNLTRIIAFYVKNKTIFKDRNSIKML, via the coding sequence ATGAATAAAATAATGAATTATATAAGTTTATTTAAATTAGACGACATTTTAACAAAAGAAGTTCAAGAAAAACTTCATCTTAAACATTATAAAAAAGGAGAGTATATTTTAGAAGCTCACAAAGGAACGAATAGTATTTATTTTATCGTTGAAGGAACTGTTGAAGTTTCATGTATATTAGATAATGGGAATCAAGTGTGTTTAAATATATTAAAACCTTTAGAAATTTTTGGTGATATTGAATTTATTAACAAGCAAGAAGTTCTTTTTGATGTTGTAGCCAAAAGTGACGTGAGCGTTATTCTTCTTCCTTTTATAATTGCTAGAGAACTCTTAAATGAAAATATACATTTTTGGAAATTTTTAGCTATAGAAGGAAATAAAAAATTATTAAATACAAATAAAGCTATTTTTTACAAAAGTACTTTAAAAGCTAAAGATATTTTCTTAAAATATATTGAAGATAATGACGGAGAGATTATATTTAAATCTCTAGATGAACTTTCTGGTAGACTAAATATAAGTTATCGAAATTTAACAAGAATAATCGCTTTTTATGTTAAAAATAAAACTATTTTCAAAGATAGAAATTCTATCAAAATGTTATAG
- a CDS encoding DUF1456 family protein, with translation MTNNDVLRRVRYALRINDKAMLEVFKLGGMKLSLEELTALLSKPEDDNFKTCNNQTLDVFLSGLITYKRGPQKPGAAKVEEVVPNNKNINNHILRKLKIALAFRSEDMIDAFQTGGLKMSESELSAIFRRPDHKNYREAGDKYVRVFIKGITELFRGEK, from the coding sequence ATGACAAATAATGACGTTCTAAGAAGAGTTAGATACGCTTTAAGAATAAACGATAAAGCTATGCTAGAAGTTTTCAAATTAGGAGGAATGAAACTTTCTTTAGAGGAGTTAACTGCTCTTTTAAGTAAGCCAGAAGATGATAACTTCAAAACTTGTAACAACCAAACTTTAGATGTATTCTTAAGTGGACTTATAACTTACAAAAGAGGACCACAAAAACCAGGAGCTGCAAAAGTTGAAGAGGTTGTTCCTAACAACAAAAATATCAACAACCATATTTTAAGAAAGTTAAAAATAGCTTTAGCTTTTAGAAGTGAAGATATGATTGATGCATTCCAAACAGGTGGACTAAAGATGTCTGAATCAGAATTAAGTGCTATTTTCAGAAGACCAGATCACAAGAATTACAGAGAAGCTGGAGATAAATATGTAAGAGTATTTATAAAGGGAATCACTGAACTTTTCAGAGGAGAGAAATAA
- the asrB gene encoding anaerobic sulfite reductase subunit AsrB, translating into MNNIYMPERGEILSIVQESSIEWLFKVKTTIKPLAGQFIQLSIPMVGEAPISVADCNHEEGWIEFLIRKVGKVTDAVFNLKPGDSIFLRGAYGNSFPMDTYKGKRVIVVAGGSGTAPVRPLIKQLIDDKKTDIELIFGFKDQDSILFKKEIDTWRKKAPMILTVDKGCGIDGECVGLVTEYIPHLRLNEGFDNLEVVIVGPPMMMKYSALEFLKLGIPEEKIWVSFERNMSCAVGKCGHCKIDETYVCLEGPIFNYVKAKKLLD; encoded by the coding sequence ATGAATAATATATATATGCCTGAAAGAGGAGAGATATTATCAATAGTTCAAGAGAGTTCAATAGAGTGGCTATTTAAAGTTAAAACAACTATAAAGCCATTAGCTGGACAATTTATACAGTTATCTATTCCTATGGTTGGAGAGGCTCCTATATCGGTTGCTGATTGTAATCATGAAGAGGGATGGATTGAGTTTTTAATAAGAAAAGTTGGAAAGGTTACAGACGCAGTATTCAACTTAAAACCAGGAGATTCTATATTTTTAAGAGGAGCATATGGAAACTCATTCCCTATGGATACTTATAAAGGTAAAAGAGTTATAGTTGTTGCAGGAGGAAGTGGAACAGCACCGGTTAGACCATTAATAAAACAACTGATAGATGATAAAAAAACTGATATCGAGCTAATTTTTGGATTTAAAGATCAAGATTCTATCCTATTTAAGAAAGAGATAGATACATGGAGAAAGAAAGCTCCTATGATTTTAACTGTAGATAAAGGTTGTGGAATTGATGGAGAGTGTGTTGGTTTAGTTACTGAATATATACCTCACCTTAGATTGAACGAAGGGTTCGATAACTTAGAAGTTGTTATAGTTGGACCACCAATGATGATGAAATACTCTGCTTTAGAGTTTTTAAAGCTAGGAATTCCTGAAGAGAAAATTTGGGTTTCATTCGAAAGAAATATGTCTTGTGCTGTTGGTAAATGTGGACATTGTAAAATTGATGAAACATATGTTTGTTTAGAAGGACCTATATTTAATTATGTAAAAGCTAAGAAGCTTTTAGATTAG
- a CDS encoding formate/nitrite transporter family protein has protein sequence MFLETIEKVANAGVAKSNFLKNSLGKYFVLSTFAGFFVGLGILLIFSIGGLAAPVIGPLGARTLMGACFGVALSLVIMCGSELFTGNNFVMTISTLSKKTTWADTIKLWVVCYFGNLFGSILCGWFFSMTNLTVHFVPGAESVGKFMVTIATLKATAPFMDLFYRGVLCNILVCLAVWCSIKMTSESGKLIMIWWCLFAFITIGLEHSIANMTLFSALMFKEPQFFMGMITNLIPVTLGNIVGGVGLAAAYFYVSKKD, from the coding sequence ATGTTTTTAGAAACGATTGAAAAAGTTGCAAACGCAGGTGTTGCTAAGAGTAATTTTTTAAAAAATAGCTTAGGAAAATACTTTGTATTATCAACTTTTGCCGGATTTTTTGTTGGATTAGGAATTTTATTAATTTTCTCTATTGGTGGATTAGCTGCACCAGTTATTGGACCATTAGGTGCTAGAACTCTTATGGGAGCTTGTTTCGGAGTTGCACTTAGTTTAGTTATTATGTGCGGAAGCGAATTATTTACTGGAAATAACTTTGTTATGACAATATCTACACTGTCAAAGAAAACTACTTGGGCAGATACTATAAAACTTTGGGTTGTATGTTATTTTGGAAATCTATTTGGATCAATACTTTGTGGATGGTTCTTCTCAATGACTAACTTAACTGTTCATTTTGTTCCTGGTGCAGAAAGTGTTGGAAAATTTATGGTGACTATAGCTACTTTAAAAGCTACTGCTCCATTCATGGATCTTTTCTACAGAGGTGTTCTTTGTAATATCCTTGTTTGCTTAGCTGTTTGGTGTTCAATAAAAATGACATCTGAGTCAGGAAAACTAATCATGATTTGGTGGTGTCTATTCGCATTCATTACTATAGGATTAGAACACAGTATTGCAAATATGACTCTTTTCTCTGCTTTAATGTTTAAAGAACCTCAATTCTTCATGGGAATGATTACAAATCTAATCCCTGTAACTCTTGGAAATATTGTTGGAGGAGTTGGATTAGCAGCAGCATACTTCTATGTATCTAAAAAAGACTAA
- a CDS encoding Crp/Fnr family transcriptional regulator translates to MNTEYLSNSLSKECLNDLLRVSHCQEFKGGETLFLEHSFCEEVYFVISGNVTVYKDNSDGKRKIIYLLGEGSFLNDTIIYEESEKTSISCDAFTDVKTLIIPVKELKRLIIKYPDLAILIIKSLSKKTKRLYRQLKNTTTISMDKKIAAKLWKLSKDFGYEVKEFHGFTVKVNNTYLADMLGTNRETVSRGIKKLKELGLVKVENNAIFILKSKIKDFYRQ, encoded by the coding sequence ATGAATACAGAATATTTAAGCAATTCTTTATCAAAAGAGTGTTTAAATGATTTACTAAGAGTTTCTCACTGCCAAGAATTTAAAGGAGGGGAAACTCTTTTTTTAGAACACTCATTTTGTGAAGAGGTATATTTTGTGATTAGTGGAAATGTTACAGTTTATAAAGATAATTCAGATGGAAAAAGAAAAATAATATATCTTTTAGGAGAGGGATCATTTTTAAATGATACAATAATTTATGAAGAGAGTGAAAAAACAAGTATTAGCTGTGACGCTTTTACAGATGTTAAAACGCTTATAATTCCAGTTAAAGAACTTAAAAGATTAATTATAAAGTATCCAGATTTAGCTATATTGATAATCAAATCTCTTTCAAAAAAAACAAAACGTCTATATAGGCAGTTAAAAAATACAACGACAATATCTATGGATAAAAAAATTGCAGCGAAATTGTGGAAACTTTCAAAAGATTTTGGGTATGAAGTAAAGGAATTTCACGGATTTACGGTAAAAGTAAATAATACCTATTTAGCAGATATGCTTGGAACGAATAGAGAGACCGTTTCAAGAGGAATTAAAAAATTAAAAGAGTTAGGTTTAGTTAAAGTTGAAAATAATGCAATCTTTATTTTAAAATCTAAAATTAAAGATTTTTATAGACAGTAG
- the asrA gene encoding anaerobic sulfite reductase subunit AsrA, whose translation MKKLLTNDEFNSVLLNLSKEYDIYAPVTLPFKGTFSDTDLVKYEKITTLEEINLKDKSYYSAKEILLPIRQTIFYFNENEFKKPEGRTKKALVILRSCDLHAIEKVDNIYLNNKFSDEYYADAKKMVKFAVMGCPGKGWESCFCASMGTNKTDNYNLGLTFKDGEVYTDVKDEELLNFFDAGKNEEFEMEFVTENVEKVTVPENIVLEDIINGEMWRDYDRCIKCGRCNFVCPTCTCFTSQDIFNRDNSKTGERRRVWASCHVDGFTTMAGGHEFRQKSGDRMRFKVMHKISDYKKRFGTHMCIGCGRCDDACPEYISYINCINKLSKKLGDKDE comes from the coding sequence ATGAAAAAATTATTAACAAATGATGAGTTTAATAGTGTGTTATTAAACCTATCTAAAGAGTATGATATCTATGCTCCAGTTACACTTCCTTTTAAGGGAACGTTCTCAGACACTGATTTAGTTAAATATGAAAAGATAACTACATTAGAAGAGATTAATTTAAAAGATAAGAGTTATTATTCAGCTAAAGAGATTCTACTACCTATAAGACAAACAATATTTTACTTTAATGAAAATGAATTTAAAAAGCCAGAGGGAAGAACAAAAAAAGCTCTAGTAATATTAAGAAGCTGCGATTTACATGCAATTGAAAAAGTAGATAATATCTACTTAAATAATAAATTTAGCGACGAATACTATGCTGACGCTAAAAAAATGGTAAAATTTGCTGTAATGGGCTGCCCAGGAAAAGGTTGGGAGAGCTGTTTCTGTGCTTCAATGGGAACAAATAAAACAGATAACTACAACTTAGGATTAACATTCAAAGATGGAGAGGTTTACACAGATGTTAAAGATGAAGAGCTATTAAACTTCTTTGATGCAGGGAAAAACGAGGAGTTCGAAATGGAGTTTGTAACAGAAAACGTTGAGAAAGTTACAGTTCCTGAAAATATCGTTTTAGAGGATATAATAAATGGTGAGATGTGGAGAGATTACGACAGATGTATAAAGTGTGGAAGATGTAACTTTGTATGTCCAACTTGTACTTGCTTCACAAGTCAAGATATCTTCAATAGAGATAACTCTAAAACTGGAGAGAGAAGAAGAGTTTGGGCTTCTTGCCATGTAGATGGATTTACAACTATGGCTGGAGGACATGAGTTCAGACAAAAATCTGGAGATAGAATGAGATTTAAAGTTATGCATAAAATTTCTGATTACAAAAAGAGATTTGGAACTCATATGTGTATAGGGTGTGGAAGATGTGATGATGCTTGCCCAGAATATATCTCATACATCAACTGTATAAATAAACTAAGTAAAAAGTTAGGTGATAAAGATGAATAA
- the asrC gene encoding sulfite reductase subunit C, producing MALELSRKSFTKNAFRITKERKKTALRVRVPGGEITAELLLKVSEIASKYGNGKVHITTRQGFEIKGIDITMIDEVNKEIQVLIDGFEINQPNGEGNGYPAAGTRNITACIGNGVCPKAQYNTTEFARKIEKEVFPHDFHFKIALTGCPNDCIKARMHDFGIVGMAMPLYEKERCVSCGACVKKCKGLSTGALSAENYTVVREHSKCIGCGECVLNCPTSAWVRDEKKYYRLAIMGRTGKKNPRLAEDWLLWADEESIIKIIKNTYKYVDTYINRALPKEHIGYIVDRTGFHEFKKFALEGVNLENVTIERNMVHWNGIIYSGAENDIGK from the coding sequence ATGGCTTTAGAATTAAGTAGAAAAAGTTTTACGAAAAATGCATTTAGAATTACGAAAGAGAGAAAGAAGACCGCTTTAAGAGTTAGAGTTCCAGGTGGAGAAATAACAGCTGAGTTACTACTTAAAGTTTCTGAAATCGCTTCGAAATATGGAAATGGAAAAGTTCATATAACAACTCGTCAAGGGTTTGAGATAAAAGGTATCGATATAACTATGATCGATGAAGTAAATAAAGAGATACAAGTTTTAATAGATGGATTTGAAATCAACCAACCAAATGGAGAGGGAAATGGATATCCAGCTGCTGGAACTAGAAATATAACAGCTTGTATAGGAAATGGTGTTTGTCCTAAAGCTCAATATAACACAACAGAGTTTGCTAGAAAGATAGAGAAAGAGGTTTTCCCTCATGATTTCCATTTTAAAATAGCTTTAACTGGTTGTCCTAACGACTGTATCAAAGCTAGAATGCATGACTTTGGTATCGTAGGTATGGCTATGCCTCTTTATGAGAAAGAGAGATGTGTATCTTGTGGTGCTTGTGTTAAGAAGTGTAAAGGATTATCTACAGGTGCTTTAAGTGCAGAGAATTATACTGTTGTGAGAGAGCATAGTAAGTGTATTGGGTGTGGAGAGTGTGTTTTAAACTGCCCTACATCAGCTTGGGTTAGAGATGAGAAGAAATACTATAGATTAGCTATCATGGGAAGAACTGGAAAGAAAAATCCAAGACTTGCTGAAGATTGGTTACTGTGGGCTGACGAAGAGAGCATCATAAAAATAATCAAGAATACATATAAATATGTTGATACATATATCAACAGAGCATTGCCAAAAGAGCATATCGGATATATCGTGGATAGAACAGGATTCCATGAGTTCAAAAAATTTGCTCTTGAGGGTGTAAATTTAGAAAATGTTACTATCGAAAGAAATATGGTTCATTGGAATGGAATTATCTATTCTGGTGCTGAAAACGATATTGGAAAGTAG
- a CDS encoding siderophore ABC transporter substrate-binding protein, translating to MKKILALLAVVIAVCIGAFFYLTGESNETSNVEKITINHVMGSTEVPKNPTKVIVFDYGIVDMLDTVGIEIIGLPKDSLPKFLDKFKDEKYINIGGLKDPNLEKIYELKPDLIIVSGRQEPFYEQLSKIAPTVGLTTTGDDYLEALKVNVKMMGDIFSKNTELNKELATIETNLKEIKDKVESKDLNALVVLSNNGKLSAYGLKSRFAIVHDHMGFKTVGDIGASTHGSKINFEYILEKNPNYIFVVDRSAVNGGDVSANKAFDNDIIKATDAYKNGNIIFLDAEIWYTATGGIKTTQKMIDEVKAGLK from the coding sequence ATGAAAAAGATATTAGCTTTATTAGCAGTAGTTATAGCAGTTTGTATAGGAGCGTTCTTCTATTTAACAGGAGAGTCAAATGAAACTTCAAATGTAGAAAAAATAACAATTAACCATGTTATGGGAAGCACTGAAGTTCCAAAGAATCCAACAAAAGTAATTGTATTTGACTATGGAATTGTAGATATGTTAGATACTGTAGGAATTGAAATTATAGGATTGCCAAAAGATAGTTTACCTAAATTTTTAGATAAATTCAAAGATGAGAAGTACATAAATATTGGTGGACTTAAAGATCCTAACTTAGAAAAAATATATGAATTAAAGCCAGATTTAATAATTGTGTCAGGAAGACAAGAACCTTTCTATGAGCAATTATCTAAAATTGCTCCAACAGTGGGACTGACAACAACAGGAGATGATTACTTAGAGGCTTTAAAAGTAAATGTAAAGATGATGGGAGATATTTTCTCTAAAAACACTGAGCTTAATAAAGAGTTAGCAACTATAGAGACTAATTTAAAAGAGATCAAAGATAAAGTGGAATCTAAAGATTTAAATGCTTTAGTTGTTCTTTCAAATAATGGAAAGCTATCAGCTTATGGTTTAAAATCTAGATTTGCAATCGTTCATGACCATATGGGATTCAAAACAGTTGGAGATATAGGAGCTTCTACTCATGGAAGTAAGATAAACTTTGAATATATATTAGAGAAAAATCCAAATTATATATTTGTTGTAGATAGAAGTGCTGTAAATGGCGGAGATGTATCGGCTAATAAGGCTTTTGATAATGATATTATAAAAGCAACAGATGCTTATAAGAACGGAAATATCATTTTCTTGGATGCAGAGATTTGGTACACTGCAACAGGTGGTATAAAAACTACTCAAAAAATGATTGATGAAGTAAAAGCTGGATTAAAATAA
- a CDS encoding metallophosphoesterase, which translates to MIFILQRLLPVVLFIITAAFFFYKVYGSLWFFLIIPLISFLPFILFYFLRENRNEMFEVVLGHYLFYLNYILIGAVSIVLVSFIAKLFSIDLLGLIAQRKIFFNIFTIISFIGLYYLGNKNFENILVQNYEVPLQNRFLNKDLKFAFISDIHLNAKFDGSKLRESFKNMESEGVELVLIGGDFLDNTYKTVNDDIKSIIDETSFKHGIYLALGNHEYYGGIDENIEYIKNLGIKILRDESTEIEGITIIGRDDRHNRNRKNLDELLKNINPENTIIVVDHNPESLRELNGEKIDLYLSGHTHRGQIFPFNLLVDYMYENSRGYKKINNTHSYVSSGLGTWMIPYRIGSQSEMFIMNLKAN; encoded by the coding sequence ATGATTTTTATTTTACAAAGACTACTTCCGGTAGTTTTATTTATAATAACAGCAGCATTTTTCTTTTATAAAGTTTATGGCAGTTTATGGTTCTTTTTAATTATTCCTCTTATAAGTTTCTTACCGTTTATTCTTTTTTATTTTTTAAGAGAGAATAGAAATGAAATGTTTGAAGTTGTATTGGGTCATTATTTATTTTATTTAAATTATATTCTTATTGGAGCTGTTTCTATAGTTTTAGTGTCATTTATAGCAAAACTTTTTTCTATAGATTTACTAGGATTGATTGCTCAGAGAAAAATATTTTTTAATATTTTTACAATTATTAGCTTTATAGGTCTTTATTATTTAGGAAATAAAAACTTTGAAAATATCTTAGTACAAAATTATGAGGTTCCTTTACAAAATAGATTTTTAAATAAAGATTTAAAATTCGCTTTTATTAGCGATATTCATCTGAATGCAAAATTTGATGGAAGTAAACTTAGAGAATCATTCAAAAATATGGAGTCTGAAGGGGTTGAATTAGTTCTTATCGGTGGTGATTTTCTAGATAATACATATAAAACAGTCAACGACGATATCAAAAGTATAATTGATGAAACATCTTTCAAACACGGCATATATCTAGCCTTAGGAAACCATGAGTATTATGGTGGAATCGATGAAAATATAGAATACATTAAAAATCTCGGAATTAAAATATTAAGAGATGAATCCACAGAAATTGAAGGTATCACTATTATTGGTAGAGATGATAGACACAACAGAAACAGAAAAAATCTAGACGAACTTTTAAAAAATATAAATCCTGAGAATACCATTATCGTTGTGGATCACAACCCTGAATCTTTAAGAGAATTGAATGGTGAAAAAATTGATCTTTATCTTTCAGGGCATACACACAGAGGGCAAATTTTCCCATTTAATCTTTTAGTGGATTATATGTATGAAAACTCTAGAGGTTACAAAAAAATTAATAACACTCATTCATATGTTAGCTCAGGCTTAGGAACTTGGATGATTCCTTATAGAATAGGTAGCCAAAGTGAGATGTTTATTATGAATTTAAAAGCCAATTAA